From Populus alba chromosome 16, ASM523922v2, whole genome shotgun sequence:
TGGAGCGGCTCGAGTCATGATTGGACATCAAACTTTACGCCCAAGATTTGGCATTTGGTCCAGGCTCCATAGCACCCTAGGCTGCTGCTCTTATAGCCACCACGTAGCTACTAGACTGCTTTGGCTTCAGTGCCTTTCCGTGGTCCATTCACCCACGCACACATTGCATCCGTACATCATCAAACTCCCCAATAATTGGACAGTTATGAGCACGCACCAGGCAACAGCGTGGCTCGTTTCTTTTTCCACAAAATCCACCGTACCCAAGGAGCCGCGTGCTAGGTGTGGCTCTCTGCCTGTGCGGTTAAGCACCCAAGCATTAAAAAGCCTTGTACAATAACGAAGCACAGAAAAACACAGAGGTTAATTGTTTCCAAGGAGATGCGTGGGTGATCAGTTagggtttttgttcttttccaaGAAATCCCAGCCTGCAAAAATCAAGCGATTACACGAGTCAATGAAATGAGGATCAAGAAACAATGGAGGGATGACCCTCATTATCATGCTTATTCTacaccacctccaccaccaccaccaccagatCGTGTCTCATCAACAGTAGACCAAGCGCCAACTGATGATCCTCTTTTGAATGGTATTATCAGAAGAGCATCTTTTATAAATTCACAAGAACCGCATGACCGCTACCGTATCAGCCCACCATTTGTCGATGATACCAATAAGTCAAGTCCCCATTCTTGTGTTTCTCATAATGCCCAGCTCTATCTACCCAAAAATCAACGGTCCTTTGACCCACCACCTGTGATGAGGAGCACAATCAACGCCTCCATTTGCTCTAACCAGGTTCATCATATGCAAATACttttcattccttttcttttgattcttgAAGCTCGAAAACTTATGTTGTATAAGCTTGGACATACCTCGCTTGTCTAATGTCTTTAGCTGGATGCTTCTGCAGAACCCAGAAATCTTAGCAGAAGAAAGAACCAGTGAAGAGAAGAGGCTCGTTGCTGCAAATACCCATCAGAGGTTTCTTTACTATCCTCAaaacaacaccaaaaaaaatagcattctTTCTTGTATCTAATTAATCACCAAgcagtttaattaaaccccatgatttttttcttgcttaaaTTTATAATCCCATATTGTGTAATATTCGTTGGAAGTAAAGactgctttttatttatttatttgttatctttCTTCATCTTATTTATCtggtaataattaaaatgtgaagattttcaagaaacattatatattatattcattttcttaattaattatcagcTGTAacagttgtgttttttttttttttcctgtaccCAGCACTACTATGGATAATAACAGgcacagcagcagcagcagcagcagcagcagtagcGCAGAAATATCAGCTGCAACTTCAGTTTCCTCGTCCTTACCTAGTTATGGTATGTATAACTGTCCATAACTACATAATATCATACCCCAACTCTACCATAATATTATACTATAGACATGCTTATGTGACATTGGTGATAAAACTATGAGCATATAGCTGTTATTATAACATTGATTTGGTTATTTGGTCATGTATTACAGGAAGCT
This genomic window contains:
- the LOC118051035 gene encoding uncharacterized protein, translated to MRIKKQWRDDPHYHAYSTPPPPPPPPDRVSSTVDQAPTDDPLLNGIIRRASFINSQEPHDRYRISPPFVDDTNKSSPHSCVSHNAQLYLPKNQRSFDPPPVMRSTINASICSNQNPEILAEERTSEEKRLVAANTHQSTTMDNNRHSSSSSSSSSSAEISAATSVSSSLPSYGSWCEEEKVFPLKKRRISLERFISTQESRKVDKQKRNRKIAKMWASSGTEAIYGEEGDYNEVEIISDQAIEENLMTRCTKVNGAGWRCSKRRFEGYSLCKHHFNMQRMYNSRRPRFGGSKKRKKVMISSILDRTMPLLDT